The following coding sequences lie in one Enterococcus sp. 9E7_DIV0242 genomic window:
- a CDS encoding sulfite exporter TauE/SafE family protein, whose product MTGILYFFVIIIANTIGAVSGMGGGVIIKPVLDFIHADTVVSISFYSSVAVFTMSFVSTWRQLKNGVQLDWRMLSWISLGAVMGGIGGNLTFDYFLQLFQEERGVQLVQIGVTIITLLFAFFYTKYNWKNYQLKHVGWQLMCGLLLGFLASLLGIGGGPINVSLLMLLFGLPIKEATVYSIGTIFFSQLSKLLTIAVTAGFAQYDLTMLLFVVPAAIIGGSLGAKVSHLLPSEKVKQVFQGVVLFVLFINLYNGWQLL is encoded by the coding sequence GTGACGGGTATACTCTATTTTTTTGTAATCATTATTGCCAATACTATTGGTGCAGTTTCCGGAATGGGTGGTGGGGTAATTATCAAACCTGTTTTGGATTTTATCCATGCTGATACAGTTGTTAGCATCTCCTTTTACTCCAGCGTTGCGGTGTTTACCATGTCGTTTGTCTCTACCTGGCGGCAGCTAAAAAATGGTGTTCAACTGGATTGGCGGATGCTAAGCTGGATTTCTTTGGGGGCGGTAATGGGCGGCATTGGTGGGAATCTGACATTCGACTACTTTTTGCAGCTGTTTCAGGAAGAACGCGGCGTCCAGCTCGTTCAGATAGGGGTGACGATCATCACCTTATTGTTTGCCTTTTTCTATACGAAATATAATTGGAAAAATTATCAGCTAAAGCATGTTGGTTGGCAACTGATGTGCGGCCTGTTGCTGGGCTTTTTAGCCAGTTTACTGGGGATTGGCGGTGGACCGATAAATGTCTCTTTGTTGATGTTGCTGTTTGGCTTACCAATCAAAGAGGCAACTGTTTATTCGATTGGAACGATCTTTTTTTCTCAGCTATCTAAATTGCTGACAATTGCAGTAACAGCAGGCTTTGCTCAGTATGATTTGACGATGCTGTTGTTTGTCGTTCCAGCAGCGATAATTGGTGGATCGTTAGGTGCGAAAGTCAGTCATTTACTGCCTTCTGAAAAAGTGAAGCAGGTCTTTCAAGGCGTGGTTCTCTTTGTCTTGTTTATCAATCTATACAATGGCTGGCAGTTGCTTTAG
- a CDS encoding radical SAM/SPASM domain-containing protein has protein sequence MKHLSVLIKPASALCNIRCSYCFYADVSSMREVRSFGRMLPETAEQMLASIYKELEDGDQLTLAFQGGEPTIAGLAYFEHIISLTEIQEKSVAVHYTIQTNGMLIDEKWCAFFKNHDFLVGLSIDGHPLYHDMNRLDSKGRGTFRRVLETKRLFDTYEIDYNVLCVLTNPLAKEAKKVFQFIKDENIQYIQFIPCLASLDETEKDSYALTPKRFANFYQQLLKLWLRELKEGNYISIKLFDDLINLLVKRTVSACGMLGNCQIQYVIEADGSVYPCDFYVLDEYRLGYIQEQTLRELFEQKRSREFLCSKEKLSSYCESCPFFKACRGGCKRMKEVVYVDREETFCGYQAVLKSFVPKIETILQLLEGDH, from the coding sequence ATGAAGCATCTGTCTGTTTTAATCAAACCTGCATCTGCGCTTTGTAATATTCGTTGTTCGTATTGCTTTTATGCAGACGTCAGTTCTATGCGAGAGGTTCGTTCATTTGGTCGAATGCTTCCGGAAACTGCAGAGCAAATGCTTGCTTCTATTTATAAAGAGCTTGAAGACGGCGATCAGCTGACCTTGGCTTTTCAAGGTGGCGAGCCAACGATAGCAGGTCTTGCTTATTTTGAGCACATTATTTCTCTTACAGAAATACAAGAAAAGAGCGTCGCTGTTCATTACACGATCCAGACAAATGGTATGTTGATCGATGAAAAATGGTGCGCTTTTTTTAAGAATCATGATTTTTTGGTAGGTTTATCGATCGATGGTCATCCGTTGTATCATGACATGAATCGGCTGGACTCCAAAGGACGAGGAACCTTTCGACGGGTGTTGGAGACCAAGCGACTGTTTGATACATATGAAATAGACTACAATGTTCTTTGTGTACTGACAAATCCATTGGCAAAAGAAGCCAAAAAAGTCTTTCAATTTATTAAAGATGAAAACATTCAATACATACAGTTTATTCCTTGCTTAGCAAGTCTGGATGAGACGGAAAAAGATAGTTATGCGTTGACACCAAAACGGTTTGCCAACTTTTATCAGCAGCTGCTCAAGCTTTGGCTACGGGAGTTGAAAGAAGGAAATTATATCAGTATAAAGCTATTTGACGACTTGATTAATTTACTAGTCAAGCGAACGGTCAGCGCTTGTGGAATGCTAGGCAATTGTCAGATTCAGTATGTCATCGAAGCGGATGGTTCAGTCTATCCCTGTGATTTTTATGTTTTGGATGAGTATCGCTTGGGTTATATTCAAGAACAGACCTTGCGGGAGCTGTTTGAACAGAAACGATCGCGAGAATTTTTGTGCTCTAAAGAAAAGTTATCTTCTTATTGCGAAAGTTGCCCATTTTTTAAGGCTTGTCGTGGTGGTTGTAAACGAATGAAAGAGGTCGTCTATGTAGATAGAGAAGAGACGTTTTGTGGGTATCAAGCCGTCCTGAAAAGCTTTGTTCCAAAGATCGAGACGATCCTACAATTATTGGAGGGTGATCATTAG